The following nucleotide sequence is from Salvia miltiorrhiza cultivar Shanhuang (shh) chromosome 7, IMPLAD_Smil_shh, whole genome shotgun sequence.
GGCCGCCATTGCTGTGGAGATTTCTGAAGCCGTTTGCGCCGCGGGGTGGCGGGAACTCTGGTTTCTTACTGTGGTGGCGCCAACTCCAACAATTGACTCGCGGCCTCCAAAATATGTAATGCAAATATGCAATCAATTTGATATCAAAAATAAACGAAATGAATTGATATTTATAGAGATTTTGGGGTAAAAAAAACCATTTTAAAATATAGCCGTACAAtgattattttgaaattataaagaaaaataaaaatatgcaaCGTCATCATCGATAAACacttataaattttgatttattttctaaagACACATGCAATCGTCCTTATTTTTGTTCGTGTTGGGCTATCTGTGAAAAGCCGCCCTTTGAATCGGGGTTGCGACGATGGGCGGAGCTCTCGAGCTTGCCCAACGAGCCTCGTTGTGGATGCTTTCATGCCTTCACCAAACAAAATCgttaatttttattctatttaaaACCCTTACACACGCAATATAAGTTGCTATACAGTGACATCTTCACTTAGTTGCAAAATTTCTAATCTTGGTATCGATTTGatgttaaatttttatttagaatAATCACATAACTCATCTCAATTACTGCGTACCATCAAATCAATGCCAATTTGAAAAACTAATTTTTGGGTACCATGGTTCCAAGATCTCTCGAGAGCCATGTCTCTATAGAACTATCTCATACTATAGTAAAGTCGTTGATCTCAAATTACATTGGCAGTGTCTTTCCCACAAGAATATCGTTAAACAACATCGATTGGTTGAGTACATTGATGTCGTTATTTTAGTTGGGCCCCCAAAATAAGTATGTCAGATCCATAGATCTTGATATGCAACCTCCTCGAGGATAATCGTCGGTCGGACCCGGGAATCGGGCCGCGATTTGAGTGATTGGATTTGAGGGATCTAGGGTTTGGGAAAAAATAGGCAACGACTAGGACTGGgtaataaagaaaaagaaagagagaaacgGAGGCACGACTGGTGACTGTGAGGTGGCCGGAGTCCACGGAAGGGGAGCTGACAGTGGTTACATGGGAGTGTATATGTTCTATTGGTTAAGGGAGAAAAGTTGAGAGATGAGCGAGTGGTGAGAGAGAGGGCGAGAGATGTCAGTGGTGGTGCTTGGAGGGATAGTCGAGCGGCGGTGGCTGCCGCCAATGATGCTTGTGAGGAAGAATGAGAATGGTGCGTTTGTGTGTGTCGTGTCTTGTGTTTGCATTCTGTGTGAGGGTTCAGTCTGGGTGTGTGCGTGTTCTatgtgaaagagagagagatggttgtTGCAGGAAATAAAACACGACAACTCACTCAGCCCAAATTAACTTTCATTGGGCTTAATGTCCAGCCCATATTTCTTTGTTTTGTGCCCTTGACTTAGTCATTGGATGTGAAAAACAAAACACACGTTTTTGGGGGAAGTGGGTAGAggctgattttttatttttgaactttCCTCTCATCTCCAAATAAAAGGAGGCAGCGACTCCAATCTAAGATATAGAAAAAACGgctattcttcttcttcatatTGGGCACTTCTTTTCTCTACATTCTGCAATCCTTATTCTCTACATAGGCTGCGAATTTCCTTCCTTTTAGAATATAGATACACCTTTTCTCTCTTCTATAAATTGAAAGCGTCTCCACTCCGTCTTCAGCGAGTGCACGCAATTGACGGATTGCTGTGTTAACCTTGGGAAGCATTCGGCAACGAGACTTGTCACCGGAGGGTCTGCCGAGATAGCTTTTAAGGCAGCGGTGCGCCGCGACACAGTTTCGATTCTTGTTTCTCTTCTTCTACTTTGTTTTGCAAGTTGAGGTTTTTTGTCGAGCAGGTGGTATGCGCAGAGAATTCTGCCTGTTTCTTTTATCGCAGCCAAGGTGTGGCTGTTCCAACAATTTAAAAGCTATCCTAATGGCCCTATCAAACCGTGCTCTGCCCGATTTGTCGAAATTGGAACCTCTGAATGGATCAAACTACAAGAGATGGTCTCAGAAATTGCTAATCTTCTTTGAGCAACTCGAAGTCGATTACGTATTGCTCGAGGCAGCCCCTGCTGCTCCTCCACCCATCACCACGATCGTCGTCGCTGCCGGCGGTACAGACGCAGCCCTGCCTCCTCCACCCGATGACAACGGTCGGGCCAAATACGAAAAAGGACAACAAAACTGTTCGTGGTCACATTCTAAACCACATGACGAATAGCCTCTTTGATCTTTTCGTCAACCGTCGTTCGGCGAAGGAAATTTGGGAGGCTCTGGAAAAGAAATATGGTGGTGACGACGCTGGATTAAAGAAGTACGTTGTCGGAAAATGGCTAGAGTTTCAGATGGTGGACAACAAACCCATCATGGAGCAGCTGCACGAATACGAGAACCTGACCGCTGCTGTGCTCAACGAAGGAATGAAGATGTGTGAAATCTTCTAGGCTAATGTACTCATCGAGAAGTTCCCTCCATCGTGGTCTAAATACCGAAACATGTTGAAGCACAAGAAGAGGGACCTGTCACTTGAAGAGCTCATCAGCCACATGCGAACCGAAGAGGCTAATCGCCTCAAAGATAAGCCATCGAACTTTGTTAATTTTTCGAAGGCTAATCTTGTTGAATCTGATGGTGGTACAGGAACAGGAAAGTCACAAGCTTTTAAGAAGACAAAGCACGATGGAAAGAAGCCAACATTCAAAACAGACAAGAAAATCACAAAGACGAAGGTGACGTGTTACACCTGTGGAGCCCCTGGTCACAAGTCCTATCAATGTCCTCAAAGAAACCAGCAGGGTTCTCAACAACAACCTTTCCGGCCCGCACCAAAGCCTTCAAATCAGGCAAACTTGGCTGAAACCGATGATGACATCATTGCAGCTGTGGTGGAAGCAAATATGGCCGAGAACAAGAAGGATTGGGTGTTGGACACTGGAGCATCAAGACACTTTTGTAGCAACAGGAGCCTTTTTCATGAGTTTGAGGATGCAGCAGAGGGAGAATGCGTCTACATGGGGAACTCCAGCATTGCCGGCGTGCTCGGTAAAGGAAAAGTTTTGCTTAAACTCACGTCTGGAAAAACTTTGAGTCTTTCTAATGTGATGTATGTGCCGAGCATGCGTAGGAACTTAGTCTCTGGTGCTCAGCTGAGCAAAGCTGGTTTAAAAATTGTTGTTGAGTCTGATAAAGTTGTGCTGACTAAAAGTGGGAACTTTGTGGGGAAGGGATATCTTTGTGATGGTCTGTTTGTTCTGAATGTTGATTCTGAAATCGTGAATGAAAatgtttcttcttctgcttacttgattgagccGTTAGATGTTTGGCATGcaagacttggacatgttaattaTGCTTCTATTAAGAAACTTCGGAATATGGCTTTAATTTCTGCTTCAAACCAAAAGGATGTTATTAAATGTGAAATATGTGTTGAAGCGAAATTTGCTAAAAAATCGTTTAAATCTGTGGAACATAGATCATCTGAACTTCTGGATTTGATTCACACAGACTTAGCTGAATTTAGAAGCACAATTAGTAAAGGAGGAAAGATGTACTATATTTCATTTGCGGATGACTTTTCTCGTTACACTCGTTTGTACCTCTTAAGAACCAAAGATGAAGCTACTGATGCGTTTCTCAAGTTTAAGGCAGAAGTAGAAAATCAATTGAAAAAGAAGATAAAGAGGTTAAGATCAGACATAGGAGGTGAATATAGTACTCTTTTCTTGAAAAATTTCTGTGAACAACATGGGATTATACATGAATTTACTGCTCCTTATTCTCCTGAACAAAATGGCATTGCTGAAAGGAAAAATAGAACTCTCAAGAATACGATTAATGCTATGTTGCTTAGTTCTGGTTTGCCTAacaacatgtggggggaagctgctTTATCTGCGTGTTATATTCTTAATCGTGTGCCTCACAAGAAACTTGAAAAAACCCCTTATGAAATGTGGAAAGGCTTTCAGCCTAACCTGAAATATTTAAAAGTGTGGGGGTGCCTTGCTAAAGTGAGATTAAATGATCCAAAACAAGTGAATGTAGGATCAAAGACCTTTGATTGTGTATTTATTTGTTATGCTCATAATTCTGCTGCATATAGATTTATGTCTTTAAGTGATCATTCTATCTATGAATCTCGTGATGCTGAGTTCTTTGAGCATATATTTCCTATGAAGACTAACACTACTGTTGAGAATGTTTCTAGTACTTCACAGGAAAATCAAGCTGAGGCTTCTCATCGTTCAGCCCAGGAAACTGAGAAAACGTCGGAACCGAGAAGAAGTAAGAGGAGACGAACAGAGACATCGTTTGGTAACAATTTCATTACTTCATTTGTTGCTGAATATTCTGAGAAAATTGATGAATCTGTTGTGTATGCGTTTCTGCTTGAGGAGGATCCTCTTACTTATCAAGCTGCCATGACTAGTATAGATGCTCCACTTTGGAAAGAAGCTGTACATAGAGGTGGCCACGGTTCGGTTCTcggttcgaaccggaaccggaaccgccggttcccggTTCCAAAAACTGGAACcagaaccgaaccgaaaaataaccctcacggtttcggttccgaaccgtgaaccggcggttccgatTCCGGTTCTGAACCGCCGGTTTCGGTTCGAACCGTTAGAACtgtccgtttttttttttaatgtaatttttattattttatgtattgttgtgtaaaatttaatgaaatttgctttaataaaataaatgacacaagaaaatataaagttcatatacattattttctaaattgaacttataattcaAAGTTATACCTTACAACTCttgtaaataaaatttacaaattacaacatttgaatgctaaaataaaattaaggcaaTTTAGTTTACAACTTTTAATtggggaaaaaaagaaataaaggaaaTAGAACTTGAGCttctttttcgtttttgttttcattttttgctcgtttctttttcatttttttctattttatttttttttatttctattcttctttttttacaatatttattttactttatttatttcaaagcaattattattatgataaaaataactatcaatatgaaaaattgtagtaatattttttatagattacCTTTCATCATATTAATAGTAAAGGATTTTCTTACGAcgataattatttgaccaaatattttctttattttattttagtaaataattttctttattttctttattttttcgttaattttttattttcacattttttatatttttttctttttttttttttcaattatttcatcttttctaaaaatattacatttattcatatcaattgttatttttttcttacgacaataattaaaAGGCGGTTCTAGGCACGGTTCCACGGTTCCCGGTTCTAACCGGTTCTAACCGTGGAACCTTCGGTTCACGGTTCCAAGGCGGTTCTGGCACGGTTCCAACCCGGTTcccggttccggttccggttcggaaccGAGAACCGGCGGTTTGAGAAATcggaaccgtaaccgaaccggccgagcacggtttcggttccggttcggaaccGTGTATCACGGTTCCGGTTCCAGAACCCTCCCGGACGGTCCGGTTTTCCGGTTCGGTTCCCGATTCCGGTTTTTTTGGCCACCTCTAGCTGTACAAAGTGAACTTGATTCCATTAATGATAATCATACTTGGGAATTTGTTGATGTGCCTGCTAGTTGCAAACCTATTAGAACTAAATGGATTTTTAGGAAGAAACTAAAACCTGATGGTTCAGTTGATAGATATAAGGCAAGATTAGTTGTGGTTGGATATTCTCAGAAAAAGGATGTTGATTTCTTTGACACTTATTCTCCTGTTGCTCGAATCTCTACTATCAGAACACTAGTTGCTTCAGCTGCTATTCATAATTTGATTGTGcatcaaatggatgtgaaaacaaCCTTTTTAAATGGGGATCTGAATGAAGAAATTTATATTGAACAACCTGAGGGTTTTGTCGTACCTGGGAAAGAACATAAAGTATGCAAACTGAAAAAATCATTGTATGGTCTTAAACAAGCCCCTATTCAGTGGTATGAAAAGTTTCATAATACGATTCTTTCTAACGGTTTTTCTGTTAATTGCTCTGAATCATGCTTATATTCTAAAACCCGTGGATCAGATTGCGTGTTAATATGCttatatgtggatgacatgTTAATTTTTGGTACGTGTCTGGACATTGTGTTGGATACAAAAGCTTATTTGTCTTCTGTCTTTGATATGAAAGATATGGGTGAAGCTGATGTTATCCTCGGgataaaattgattaaatctgaGCATGGTTATGCACTGAGTCAATCTCATTATGTGGAACAAGTCCTCAAACGCTTTAATTGCAATGAATTGGTTCCCGTGAAAACTCCTTATGATTCTAGTTTACAATTGAAAAAGAATCTTGGTGAATCTGTTTCTCAAGAACGTTATGCTAGAATTTTAGGGAGTGTGATGTACTTGATGAACTGCACTAGGCCTGATATTGCATATGTTGTGAGCCGTTTGAGTCGATATACACATAATCCTAGTAATGATCATTGGTTTGCACTTTATCGTTTGTTGAGATATCTTAAGGGAACTGCTGATTACTGTTTAAATTACTCTAAATTTCCTAATGTGTTAGAAGGCTATTGTGATGCAAACTGGGTATCAGACAGTGATGAGGTAAGCTCCACGAGTGGATATGTATTCACTCTTGGAGGTGGTGCAATTTCTTGGAAATCTGGAAAACAAACTTGTATTGCAGGTTCTACGATGGAATCTGAATTCATAGCATTGGAGTTAGCGAGTCATGAGGCGAAATGGTTGCAAGAACTGTTGGCAGATGTGCCGTTGGGTAAGAGGTCTCAGGCACCTATTTCTCTTCATTGTGACTCACAAGCTGCTATCTCTATTGCTAAAAACAGTGTCTACAATGGAAAGAGGAGACATATTCGGCTAAGACATGCAGTGGTGAGAGAAATGCTTGGTGATGGAGTCATTTCTTTAGACTTTGTAAGGTCTGAGAAAAACTTGGCTGACCCATTCACTAAAGCACTCATCAAGAGGCAAGTGCAAGAGCTATCAGCCGGAATCGGGATGAAGTCATTGAATGGAGAAAGCTAACCTGGTGGATACCTAAAGGTCAAACAAAACCATGTGAGCTTATTTCATTTATATGGCATTTTATGTAATAAACTGTGTTGTTCTACTGCGGAGAACATTGGCCATAGATGAATCATCACCTGTTGAAGGTTATTCCACCGcggtggatttttgattgtacTATGATTCTGAGGTTGAGCATTTAGCTCTTAATGATTCTTGCAGTTGTGTTTTGCGAAACACTTTTGATATATTATATGCGTATAATATATTGAGTGCCGTGGCGATTGCACTTTCATTGAATCACCTAAGTGTGTGTGAAGAGGTGGCTCTCTTCCATGGAATTATTTTCTAGAGCATACACGAGATCCAAGGTGTTATTATAGCCAAATTTCTTTTATCGCGGAGACGTAATCTTTAAGGAATGATGTGTGTTGTGGGGGGCAACATGTGATTTTTACAAAGTTCAAGTAGAAATACACTTTATGAGATTCACATGTTTTCTCACTACACTAATATATAAATTCTAATCGCAAGATTATTTGTATTTATGCATCAATGTTCCTCTTATTTCATCCTTTGTCGTATTTCATTTGTGGGGGTCTGTTGCAGGAAATAAAACACGACAACTCACTCAGCCCAAATTAACTTTCATTGGGCTTAATGTCCAGCCCATATTTCTTTGTTTTGTGCCCTTGACTTAGTCATTGGATGTGAAAAACAAATCACACGTTTTTGGGGGAAGTGGGTAGAGGCTGATTTTTGAGTTTTGAACTTTCCTCTCATCTCCAAATAAAAGGAGGCAGCGACTCCAATCTAAGATACATAAAAAACGgctattcttcttcttcatatTGGGCACTTCTTTTCTCTACATTCTGCAATCCTTATTCTCTACATAGGCTGCGAATTTCCTTCCTTTTAGAATATAGATACACCTTTTCTCTCTTCTATAAATTGAAAGCATCTCCACTCCGTCTTCGGCGAGTGCACGCAATTGACGGATTGCTGTGTTAACCTTGGGAAGCATTCGGCAACGAGACTTGTCACCGGAGGGTCTGCCGAGATAGCTTTTAAGGCAGCGGTGTGCCACGACACAGTTTCGATTCTTGTTTCTCTTCTTCTACTCTGTTTTGCAGGTTGAGGTTTTTTGTCGAGCAGGTGGTGTGCGCAGAGAATTTTGCCTGTTTCTTTTATCGCAGCCAAGGTGTGGCTGTTCCAACAATGGTTATTGTTATATaggtagattaataaattattaatgaaATCTTAATTATTGCTCAATTTAAAAACATGTCATGAAtattgggacatcccaaaaGGAAAAACAGACCATGAATATTGGAAATTTGGAATGAATGAAGTAATGAATTTGGTGTGAAAAATGCATGAAATGAGTTGCTATTTATAAATAGATTTTGGATtagaaaaaactgaaaaaaagtCGTTCAAcgatattattaaaataaaaaaattaaaaaatcaaaaaattaaaaatatttttttaaatctttttaAAACATGCACGTGCAAGTACATGCTCTCCTCTTTCGCCTTCCAGCCGGGCTCGTCCAGTCAAGCCTCCGATAGAGCCATGAGGCTCGACGGCGCTTTGAGGCTTGCCGAGGTGGGGGCTCAAGCCCCTCGGTCGAGCCCCATTATAGATGTTCTAAAAGATTTCAATTATGATCTCAATTTCAAGGGCCGATGATcaaagaaaacataaaattaactttttttagCTAGTAGTAGACAAGAAGTTGGTATTTTTCctacatttaaattaaatccaacATAGTTAAGTAAAATCTGAAAGATATATATCAACTTTGAACACGCGTACTAAAATCAAGCTTAAACCACACTCCAACACTAGCATAGTGTCGACTTCTGTTATATAAAATGAACCAAACATTTATAATCAAggccaggggcggagccagactttcgaCTCAGGGGGGTccaaaaatttttttttcaaaaaaataataattaaataaaaaaaattaaaaaataaataatactaatgttatttaaattatatagcaagttaaaaaaataaacataattatttttttaaaaaaagtccAATATAACAATTAGCAAGCATATTAATAACCAAACAAGAACTCAAACAAGAATTCAACGAACTCAAACAAATGCCTAAATGAAGCTCGACTGATGCAGATTCAACGAACTCAAACAAGAATTCATCCCTAAAATGTTGAAcaaattataaaccctaaaatgCAGAACAAATGCAGAACGAAAATTATCACAGAAAAAATTTGTACTCTAAATCAAAGCTTCATCCCCAAAATCAAAGATACATAAAGGCATCATCCTCCACAAAAATCAAAGATACATAAAATCTTCATCCCCAAAATCAAAGATACATAAATCAAACCACAACTTCCTGTGCCTTGAGCTCGAGAGAAAGAGATCTGAGGCTGCGGTGCGCGAAGCTCACGAATAGAGCTAGATCTATGTCGCCTCACCTTCACCTCTCCGCCCTCACCTTCGCCTCTCCGCCGCCCGCAAAACCTTGATTTCGGCGGATCTAGGGCTTCCGGCGAAGCACACACAACTTCAATCTCACCAACCACGGACGACTCCTCCCCCGCTCAGGTAGCCCTCCCAGAGGTCGCTCATCACCGCAGAACAGAAGGGTCAAGGGAGAAGGCGGCGAAACCCTGACGGCGAAGCACCATGAATGGTGGAGGAGAGAAGAGGCGACCTGACGGCGAGAGACGGCGTGAGAAGAGAGGCAAGAGGCAGGCAGAGGCGGCGACTAGCCCTAATTCATGGGGGAGCGGATTTAtagagggggaaggggggagacggaggcggcggcggcggaacagAGGGGGAAGAGGGAGACGGCGCCGGTGGAACAGAGGGGAAGTGAGCGGCGGCGCCGGTGGATTTGCAGAGGGGAAATGGTGGAGCGATTTAGAGAGGGAGAATGAGGGAgatggtagagagagagagaggcgagtaGATGGTGGAGCAATTAgaaaaattagataaaattaatattttttatttttttaaaatatatttgtaaaattactaaaatacccctGAGATTTTTGGAAATTCCAGGGGGGTCCAGTGACCCcactgccccccccccccccccccccccggctCCGCCCCTGATCAAGGCAGCATAATGACCCATCAATTTCATGGAGAGAAGGAAAGAATGAAAATCAATTTGTACATTAGTTTCACAAGCATACTAAATTATCCATACAAACAGGCCGTGGCTGCTGCAGGATTCAGGATTCATAACTCACACTCAAAATTCCCTGTCCTCATTTGATGCAACTGCAGCCCGTGTCATCGCCACGGCCACTCTAACTGTTCTAAATCGCCTTTGCTCACATTCCAAGCACCTTGAGCAATCTCAGTATATAGTTGTTCCCAACCCCAGCTAGAATATCCCAGAAAGAACCAGAAATCGCCAACAGATTGGTTTCCAGCTCTTATATCTTCGACTAGGCCAGGCATCGCCAGTTGATCCATCAAGTAGAAGTTTGGCAGGACTTCCAGAGATCGGCCTTCAAAAAATTTGTGTGTTAACGCAGCAAGTGGCATTCCACGCATCATGACTGGGCCGCCGAAAGAAAGGGGTGCCTCCTTTAAATATTCAAAGCTTCCTTCACCAAGTTCTTCAAGAGAGTCCCATCCGATATGTTTGTTAATTATCAGACCTCGAAATCCACTTTTTTCATCCACATTCACTATTAGAATCTTGGATTCGTCAAAGGGGTGAACGTCCAGAAGCTTTTCCGTTGCACTTAGAACACAACCAACAGACAACTGAGGCTTTTCTTGTAACTTTGAAGATAGCTGAGCATCAATCTTGTATTTAACTGCAACATTTTGCACTAGGTCTTTGAGTAGAACTTCGTGGTGTGAGTTCCTAGTCTGTAGTTCCTCTTCGACAGACTTCTGGTCCTGTAGAAAATCTAACCCAGGAAAGGGTATTAGACACCAGAAGCTGAATTATAGTACTTAGGTGTGTCTGAATTTGATCATACAAGTGGAGAAGAAATAAGGAGATACTCTATCTATGTCATGTCAAGGAACAAGGAAAAACTGAAAAGGAAccattatttttacaattacCTCGATTTGTGATAAGGTCTATTACATGGCTGCCATGAGCAGCCAGAAACTTGATTATATCAGAAACTATAATATCTCCTTCATAGGATATGGTCTCATTCTTCCTTTCAGCGGGGAATAACAGCAAAAGTGGATAAACTTCCCTCTGCAAATTTACGCATATCAGGTGCACAAACCACTATGGAATACAATCAGTATGTTTTAACTAAAAAATAGAGTTGTAGAGGGAAATAAGGCTTGTAAGTCTCAACTCTGATCAGAGACCAAGAACTGATCAGGATTAAGCAGAAACATAGACTTTTGCCATACATGACACTAAATTCATTATACTTCGCCAAGCGCGACTCAGTATCTCTCCTACCTccagcacacacacacatacatctATATGTGTAATCATGTAACTCACACCTGCAGTATTGGTCTAATGATGAAGCCGCAATCATTCCGCGTGCAATCCATCATATAAATAAGTGGAAGCTTCAAAACGACATCAAGAGTATGTTCTGCAACAAATCTAAGCCATTGATCAGAATCAGAAAATATTAGCACGTAAGAAACCCCCAAAACAATGATTAACTTCTAGAAATTTACTATAGCAGGTAAGAAACACAAATTTGATCCAAAATTTCATCATCGGTCACTTCTAGAAAATCCATATAAAAACTTTACAACCAAACAATGTCTAATAGAATAAAAATGGACCACTAAGAACTAAGATTTTTTgaccaaagaaaaaaaacatcAAGTGCATGGCAAAAAACAAACTTATAACAAAATTGAACTCAAATAGATAGAGAAAAACTGAAACAAATCTTCCTGGACAGAGAAGAATATTACATCACACGCATAAATATGAGCTTCTCACCTGCCGCCATTACCAATTTATCCTTCCTTGAACTATTTGTCTTCATATAAGCATAACTCTTAACAGCTCGGTACACTTCCCGAACAACAAATTCCATCCTCTGACAGAACCCACACCAATTGTTGCTGAAAAGAACCAATACGTTCCTATCCCAAGGACTGGCAGAATTCCTGGGGTCAGATTTATTACCGAGAACCAGCTCAGAGAAAGTATGGGTTGTAACAAGGGGAATAGAATCTGTTTCATGAAAACCCTGATTAACAAACGGAGGTCTTTGAGCACCTCTCAGGCTAGGAACTATAGTAGATGATTGTAGATATGGGTGAAGCTTTCCGGCTAGGAAATCATTAACAAATAAAGATAGCGAAGAATAGCTCAAAACTGATTGCTCATCTAAGACATAGTGGTTCTCAGAAATTGGGTCAACTATGACAACTGATGGAACATTTAATCCTCCAGTTAGAGTTTCAAGTAATCTGTATTGGCcatcaaaaaggaaaaaggaaacaTTAAAATTGGTGTGCTGTTCATTGTCCTCCAATCCAGAGTGGGCCGTCTCCCTGACATTCAAACCTTGAGCACTATCGGCAGTGATGCTTAAACTATCATCACCTTGCTCAGGTTCTACAGATGACAAGATGTTACTACAGTCTTCTTTTCCTTCTGACACCATATATTCAACATCAGAAGGACTGGATACCGCATTTGGCCTTCTATCAGACTCATCGGCATCACCTTGCTCAGGCTCTACAGATGACAAGATGTTACTATCATCTTCTTTGCCTTCTGATACTATATATTCAACATCAGAAGGACTGGATACCACATCATTAGGCCTTCTATCAGACTCAGTAGGCCCTCTATCAGACTCATCAGCATCACCTTGCTCAGGTTCTACAGATGACAATATGTTACTATCATCTTCTTTGCCTTCTGACACTATATATTCAACATCAGAAGGACTGGATACCACATTAGGCCTTCTATCAGAATCGTCAGCTGGTATTTTCTTATCTATATCAACACCTTCATGATAATCTTCTACAGGTGTTTCTCGAGATGCTAGGTCGGACTGGTCCTCAACATGTGGTGGCTGATGTTCTACAACTTCAATGTCAAAATCTTTGGACAAAAGTTGAAAC
It contains:
- the LOC130993201 gene encoding uncharacterized protein LOC130993201 isoform X4; its protein translation is MCVCMTDFNRCGLLLLAAALSLFCSHTVYCDGGGHAEVQWQILTKLNYSSQIRLHPRLLLLVTVPWSGESRSLMKGLAHAVARDEMGLGTLKLMVLYKNVERTLADALDATDGITVFYYHNSLSYKYWGRLRVQSILVSVHYVMQLSPDEQPLKSLTTAEELREFLHSTDKAVLLFDLCGWTPRLVAMNESTTGSDLGFVGADSKMENNGTLVGEEKDNRKDVEDDMPSCGRDEGFSGPFWTNQFSTVNNSLLKEVENVTVSAGESCSLFELQRYKVSFQKFIEVAREFFLPPEKYRYAVVRERSLLPLLNVEEPILGLVTVQFAGCPSCSQVLKEVDDLKAILQSQPSPVSEVRDDPHGVDAVLPTKRPSMLLFIDRSSNSIEIRRESQEALNAFRELAEHTQMPNQIHGQAITRPDKTLDTHKHPRLQHFALSEKSVLEDKMSITIMNDGQQVTLENLVSNLQGLMSVQEILTYALKKKAERKLSSLAKDVGFQLLSKDFDIEVVEHQPPHVEDQSDLASRETPVEDYHEGVDIDKKIPADDSDRRPNVVSSPSDVEYIVSEGKEDDSNILSSVEPEQGDADESDRGPTESDRRPNDVVSSPSDVEYIVSEGKEDDSNILSSVEPEQGDADESDRRPNAVSSPSDVEYMVSEGKEDCSNILSSVEPEQGDDSLSITADSAQGLNVRETAHSGLEDNEQHTNFNVSFFLFDGQYRLLETLTGGLNVPSVVIVDPISENHYVLDEQSVLSYSSLSLFVNDFLAGKLHPYLQSSTIVPSLRGAQRPPFVNQGFHETDSIPLVTTHTFSELVLGNKSDPRNSASPWDRNVLVLFSNNWCGFCQRMEFVVREVYRAVKSYAYMKTNSSRKDKLVMAAEHTLDVVLKLPLIYMMDCTRNDCGFIIRPILQREVYPLLLLFPAERKNETISYEGDIIVSDIIKFLAAHGSHVIDLITNRDFLQDQKSVEEELQTRNSHHEVLLKDLVQNVAVKYKIDAQLSSKLQEKPQLSVGCVLSATEKLLDVHPFDESKILIVNVDEKSGFRGLIINKHIGWDSLEELGEGSFEYLKEAPLSFGGPVMMRGMPLAALTHKFFEGRSLEVLPNFYLMDQLAMPGLVEDIRAGNQSVGDFWFFLGYSSWGWEQLYTEIAQGAWNVSKGDLEQLEWPWR
- the LOC130993201 gene encoding uncharacterized protein LOC130993201 isoform X3, which gives rise to MCVCMTDFNRCGLLLLAAALSLFCSHTVYCDGGGHAEVQWQILTKLNYSSQIRLHPRLLLLVTVPWSGESRSLMKGLAHAVARDEMGLGTLKLMVLYKNVERTLADALDATDGITVFYYHNSLSYKYWGRLRVQSILVSVHYVMQLSPDEQPLKSLTTAEELREFLHSTDKAVLLFDLCGWTPRLVAMNESTTGSDLGKGFVGADSKMENNGTLVGEEKDNRKDVEDDMPSCGRDEGFSGPFWTNQFSTVNNSLLKEVENVTVSAGESCSLFELQRYKVSFQKFIEVAREFFLPPEKYRYAVVRERSLLPLLNVEEPILGLVTVQFAGCPSCSQVLKEVDDLKAILQSQPSPVSEVRDDPHGVDAVLPTKRPSMLLFIDRSSNSIEIRRESQEALNAFRELAEHTQMPNQIHGQAITRPDKTLDTHKHPRLQHFALSEKSVLEDKMSITIMNDGQQVTLENLVSNLQGLMSVQEILTYALKKKAERKLSSLAKDVGFQLLSKDFDIEVVEHQPPHVEDQSDLASRETPVEDYHEGVDIDKKIPADDSDRRPNVVSSPSDVEYIVSEGKEDDSNILSSVEPEQGDADESDRGPTESDRRPNDVVSSPSDVEYIVSEGKEDDSNILSSVEPEQGDADESDRRPNAVSSPSDVEYMVSEGKEDCSNILSSVEPEQGDDSLSITADSAQGLNVRETAHSGLEDNEQHTNFNVSFFLFDGQYRLLETLTGGLNVPSVVIVDPISENHYVLDEQSVLSYSSLSLFVNDFLAGKLHPYLQSSTIVPSLRGAQRPPFVNQGFHETDSIPLVTTHTFSELVLGNKSDPRNSASPWDRNVLVLFSNNWCGFCQRMEFVVREVYRAVKSYAYMKTNSSRKDKLVMAAEHTLDVVLKLPLIYMMDCTRNDCGFIIRPILQREVYPLLLLFPAERKNETISYEGDIIVSDIIKFLAAHGSHVIDLITNRDFLQDQKSVEEELQTRNSHHEVLLKDLVQNVAVKYKIDAQLSSKLQEKPQLSVGCVLSATEKLLDVHPFDESKILIVNVDEKSGFRGLIINKHIGWDSLEELGEGSFEYLKEAPLSFGGPVMMRGMPLAALTHKFFEGRSLEVLPNFYLMDQLAMPGLVEDIRAGNQSVGDFWFFLGYSSWGWEQLYTEIAQGAWNVSKGDLEQLEWPWR